In Zalophus californianus isolate mZalCal1 chromosome 4, mZalCal1.pri.v2, whole genome shotgun sequence, the following proteins share a genomic window:
- the AMPD2 gene encoding AMP deaminase 2 isoform X2 — protein MWQSEAQLVRLRLPPPSPPLEPWHPTHLAPATPRPNIPLRSGSACRPPLQYQELFSRSLAESELRSAPYEFPEESPIEQLEERRQRLERQISQDVKLEPDILLRAKQDFLKTDSASDLQLYKEQGEGQGDRGLRERDVVLEREFQRVTITGEEKCGVPFTDLLDAAKSVVRALFIREKYMALSLQSFCPTTRRYLQQLAEKPLETRTYEQGPDTPVSADAPVHPPALEQHPYEYCEPSTMPGDLGLGLRMVQGVVHVYTRREPDEHCPEVELPYPDLQEFVADVNVLMALIINGPIKSFCYRRLQYLSSKFQMHVLLNEMKELAAQKKVPHRDFYNIRKVDTHIHASSCMNQKHLLRFIKRAMKRHLEEIVHVEQGREQTLREVFESMNLTAYDLSVDTLDMHADRNTFHRFDKFNAKYNPIGESVLREIFIKTDNRVSGKYFAHIIKEVMSDLEESKYQNAELRLSIYGRSRDEWDKLAFWAVKHRVHSPNVRWLVQVPRLFDVYRTKGQLANFQEMLENIFLPLFEATVHPASHPELHLFLEHVDGFDSVDDESKPENHVFNLESPLPKAWVEEDNPPYAYYLYYTFANMAMLNHLRRQRGFHTFVLRPHCGEAGPIHHLVSAFMLAENISHGLLLRKAPVLQYLYYLAQIGIAMSPLSNNSLFLSYHRNPLPEYLSRGLMVSLSTDDPLQFHFTKEPLMEEYSIATQVWKLSSCDMCELARNSVLMSGFSHKVKSHWLGPNYTKEGPEGNDIRRTNVPDIRVGYRYETLCQELALITQAVQSEMLETIPEESGVMTSPGPQ, from the exons GAGCTGTTCAGCCGCTCCCTGGCTGAGAGCGAGCTCCGCAGCGCTCCATACGAGTTCCCTGAGGAGAGCCCCATCGAGCAGCTGGAGGAGCGGAGGCAGCGCCTGGAGAGGCAGATCAGCCAGGATGTCAA gCTGGAGCCGGACATCCTGCTTCGGGCCAAGCAAGATTTCCTGAAGACAGACAGTGCCTCGGACCTCCa GCTCTACAaggagcagggcgaggggcaagGTGACCGGGGCCTGCGGGAGCGAGACGTGGTGCTAGAGCGGGAATTTCAGCGGGTCACCATCACCGGCGAGGAGAAGTGTGGG GTGCCATTTACAGACCTGCTGGATGCAGCCAAGAGCGTGGTGCGGGCACTCTTCATCCGGGAAAAGTACATGGCCCTGTCGCTGCAGAGTTTCTGCCCCACCACGCGCCGGTACCTGCAGCAGCTGGCTGAGAAGCCTCTGGAGACACGGACCTACGAGCAGGGCCCCGACACCCCCGTGTCCGCTG aTGCCCCGGTGCACCCCCCTGCGCTGGAGCAGCACCCCTATGAGTACTGTGAGCCAAGCACCATGCCTGGGGACCTGGGCTTGGGTCTGCGCATGGTGCAGGGCGTGGTGCATGTCTACACCCGCAGGGAACCCGATGAGCA TTGTCCAGAAGTGGAGCTGCCTTACCCTGACCTGCAGGAATTTGTGGCGGATGTCAATGTGCTGATGGCCCTGATAATCAACGGCCCCAT AAAGTCCTTCTGCTACCGCCGCCTACAGTACCTGAGCTCCAAGTTCCAGATGCACGTGCTGCTCAACGAGATGAAGGAGCTGGCCGCCCAGAAGAAGGTGCCACACCGAGATTTCTACAACATCCGGAAG GTGGACACACACATCCATGCCTCGTCCTGCATGAACCAGAAGCATCTGCTGCGCTTCATCAAACGCGCGATGAAGCGACATCTGGAGGAGATCGTGCACGTGGAGCAGGGCCGCGAGCAGACGCTGCGGGAGGTCTTTGAGAGCATGAATCTCACTGCTTACGACCTGAGTGTGGACACGCTGGACATGCACGCG GACAGGAACACCTTCCATCGCTTTGACAAGTTCAATGCCAAGTACAACCCCATTGGGGAGTCTGTCCTCCGAGAGATCTTCATCAAGACCGACAATAGGGTTTCTGGAAAGTACTTTGCCCACATTATCAAG GAAGTGATGTCTGACCTGGAGGAGAGCAAATACCAGAACGCAGAGCTGCGGCTCTCCATCTATGGGCGCTCGAGGGATGAGTGGGACAAGCTGGCGTTCTGGGCCGTGAAGCACCGAGTACACTCTCCCAATGTGCGCTGGCTCGTGCAAGTGCCCCGCCTCTT CGACGTGTACCGTACAAAGGGCCAGCTAGCCAACTTCCAGGAGATGCTGGAGAACATCTTCCTGCCACTGTTTGAAGCCACTGTGCACCCTGCCAGCCACCCGGAGCTGCACCTCTTCTTGGAGCAC GTGGATGGCTTCGACAGCGTGGATGATGAGTCTAAGCCTGAGAACCACGTCTTCAACCTGGAGAGCCCTCTCCCCAAGGCTTGGGTGGAGGAGGACAACCCACCCTATGCCTACTACCTGTATTACACCTTTGCCAACATGGCCATGCTGAACCACCTGCGCAG GCAGAGGGGCTTCCACACGTTTGTGCTGAGGCCACACTGTGGGGAAGCAGGGCCCATCCACCACCTGGTGTCGGCCTTCATGCTGGCCGAGAACATTTCTCACGGGCTGCTTCTGCGCAAG GCCCCAGTCCTGCAGTACCTGTATTACCTGGCCCAGATTGGCATCGCCATGTCTCCGCTCAGCAACAACAGCCTGTTCCTCAGCTACCACCGGAACCCGCTCCCCGAGTACCTGTCCCGTGGGCTCATGGTCTCGCTGTCCACTGATGATCCCCTGCAGTTCCACTTCACCAAG GAGCCACTAATGGAGGAGTACAGCATCGCCACGCAGGTGTGGAAGCTCAGCTCCTGCGACATGTGTGAGCTGGCCCGCAACAGCGTGCTCATGAGCGGCTTCTCCCACAAG GTGAAGAGCCACTGGCTGGGACCCAACTATACAAAGGAGGGCCCCGAGGGCAATGATATCCGCCGTACGAACGTGCCGGACATCCGTGTGGGCTACCGCTATGAGACTCTGTGCCAGGAGCTGGCTCTCATCACACAGGCTGTCCAGAGTGAGATGCTGGAGACCATCCCTGAGGAGAGCGGGGTCATGACAAGCCCGGGGCCTCAGTGA
- the AMPD2 gene encoding AMP deaminase 2 isoform X1, whose translation MASNPSGPSNPKAKYPFKKRVSLQASSAVPEARGGLGAPPLQSARSLPGPAPCLKHFPLDLRTSMDGKCKEIAEELFSRSLAESELRSAPYEFPEESPIEQLEERRQRLERQISQDVKLEPDILLRAKQDFLKTDSASDLQLYKEQGEGQGDRGLRERDVVLEREFQRVTITGEEKCGVPFTDLLDAAKSVVRALFIREKYMALSLQSFCPTTRRYLQQLAEKPLETRTYEQGPDTPVSADAPVHPPALEQHPYEYCEPSTMPGDLGLGLRMVQGVVHVYTRREPDEHCPEVELPYPDLQEFVADVNVLMALIINGPIKSFCYRRLQYLSSKFQMHVLLNEMKELAAQKKVPHRDFYNIRKVDTHIHASSCMNQKHLLRFIKRAMKRHLEEIVHVEQGREQTLREVFESMNLTAYDLSVDTLDMHADRNTFHRFDKFNAKYNPIGESVLREIFIKTDNRVSGKYFAHIIKEVMSDLEESKYQNAELRLSIYGRSRDEWDKLAFWAVKHRVHSPNVRWLVQVPRLFDVYRTKGQLANFQEMLENIFLPLFEATVHPASHPELHLFLEHVDGFDSVDDESKPENHVFNLESPLPKAWVEEDNPPYAYYLYYTFANMAMLNHLRRQRGFHTFVLRPHCGEAGPIHHLVSAFMLAENISHGLLLRKAPVLQYLYYLAQIGIAMSPLSNNSLFLSYHRNPLPEYLSRGLMVSLSTDDPLQFHFTKEPLMEEYSIATQVWKLSSCDMCELARNSVLMSGFSHKVKSHWLGPNYTKEGPEGNDIRRTNVPDIRVGYRYETLCQELALITQAVQSEMLETIPEESGVMTSPGPQ comes from the exons AGGCtcggggtgggctgggggccccTCCGCTGCAGTCTGCCCGATccctgccaggccctgccccctgcctcaaGCACTTCCCACTCGACCTACGCACGTCCATGGATGGCAAATGCAAGGAGATCGCCGAG GAGCTGTTCAGCCGCTCCCTGGCTGAGAGCGAGCTCCGCAGCGCTCCATACGAGTTCCCTGAGGAGAGCCCCATCGAGCAGCTGGAGGAGCGGAGGCAGCGCCTGGAGAGGCAGATCAGCCAGGATGTCAA gCTGGAGCCGGACATCCTGCTTCGGGCCAAGCAAGATTTCCTGAAGACAGACAGTGCCTCGGACCTCCa GCTCTACAaggagcagggcgaggggcaagGTGACCGGGGCCTGCGGGAGCGAGACGTGGTGCTAGAGCGGGAATTTCAGCGGGTCACCATCACCGGCGAGGAGAAGTGTGGG GTGCCATTTACAGACCTGCTGGATGCAGCCAAGAGCGTGGTGCGGGCACTCTTCATCCGGGAAAAGTACATGGCCCTGTCGCTGCAGAGTTTCTGCCCCACCACGCGCCGGTACCTGCAGCAGCTGGCTGAGAAGCCTCTGGAGACACGGACCTACGAGCAGGGCCCCGACACCCCCGTGTCCGCTG aTGCCCCGGTGCACCCCCCTGCGCTGGAGCAGCACCCCTATGAGTACTGTGAGCCAAGCACCATGCCTGGGGACCTGGGCTTGGGTCTGCGCATGGTGCAGGGCGTGGTGCATGTCTACACCCGCAGGGAACCCGATGAGCA TTGTCCAGAAGTGGAGCTGCCTTACCCTGACCTGCAGGAATTTGTGGCGGATGTCAATGTGCTGATGGCCCTGATAATCAACGGCCCCAT AAAGTCCTTCTGCTACCGCCGCCTACAGTACCTGAGCTCCAAGTTCCAGATGCACGTGCTGCTCAACGAGATGAAGGAGCTGGCCGCCCAGAAGAAGGTGCCACACCGAGATTTCTACAACATCCGGAAG GTGGACACACACATCCATGCCTCGTCCTGCATGAACCAGAAGCATCTGCTGCGCTTCATCAAACGCGCGATGAAGCGACATCTGGAGGAGATCGTGCACGTGGAGCAGGGCCGCGAGCAGACGCTGCGGGAGGTCTTTGAGAGCATGAATCTCACTGCTTACGACCTGAGTGTGGACACGCTGGACATGCACGCG GACAGGAACACCTTCCATCGCTTTGACAAGTTCAATGCCAAGTACAACCCCATTGGGGAGTCTGTCCTCCGAGAGATCTTCATCAAGACCGACAATAGGGTTTCTGGAAAGTACTTTGCCCACATTATCAAG GAAGTGATGTCTGACCTGGAGGAGAGCAAATACCAGAACGCAGAGCTGCGGCTCTCCATCTATGGGCGCTCGAGGGATGAGTGGGACAAGCTGGCGTTCTGGGCCGTGAAGCACCGAGTACACTCTCCCAATGTGCGCTGGCTCGTGCAAGTGCCCCGCCTCTT CGACGTGTACCGTACAAAGGGCCAGCTAGCCAACTTCCAGGAGATGCTGGAGAACATCTTCCTGCCACTGTTTGAAGCCACTGTGCACCCTGCCAGCCACCCGGAGCTGCACCTCTTCTTGGAGCAC GTGGATGGCTTCGACAGCGTGGATGATGAGTCTAAGCCTGAGAACCACGTCTTCAACCTGGAGAGCCCTCTCCCCAAGGCTTGGGTGGAGGAGGACAACCCACCCTATGCCTACTACCTGTATTACACCTTTGCCAACATGGCCATGCTGAACCACCTGCGCAG GCAGAGGGGCTTCCACACGTTTGTGCTGAGGCCACACTGTGGGGAAGCAGGGCCCATCCACCACCTGGTGTCGGCCTTCATGCTGGCCGAGAACATTTCTCACGGGCTGCTTCTGCGCAAG GCCCCAGTCCTGCAGTACCTGTATTACCTGGCCCAGATTGGCATCGCCATGTCTCCGCTCAGCAACAACAGCCTGTTCCTCAGCTACCACCGGAACCCGCTCCCCGAGTACCTGTCCCGTGGGCTCATGGTCTCGCTGTCCACTGATGATCCCCTGCAGTTCCACTTCACCAAG GAGCCACTAATGGAGGAGTACAGCATCGCCACGCAGGTGTGGAAGCTCAGCTCCTGCGACATGTGTGAGCTGGCCCGCAACAGCGTGCTCATGAGCGGCTTCTCCCACAAG GTGAAGAGCCACTGGCTGGGACCCAACTATACAAAGGAGGGCCCCGAGGGCAATGATATCCGCCGTACGAACGTGCCGGACATCCGTGTGGGCTACCGCTATGAGACTCTGTGCCAGGAGCTGGCTCTCATCACACAGGCTGTCCAGAGTGAGATGCTGGAGACCATCCCTGAGGAGAGCGGGGTCATGACAAGCCCGGGGCCTCAGTGA
- the AMPD2 gene encoding AMP deaminase 2 isoform X4, translating into MDGKCKEIAEELFSRSLAESELRSAPYEFPEESPIEQLEERRQRLERQISQDVKLEPDILLRAKQDFLKTDSASDLQLYKEQGEGQGDRGLRERDVVLEREFQRVTITGEEKCGVPFTDLLDAAKSVVRALFIREKYMALSLQSFCPTTRRYLQQLAEKPLETRTYEQGPDTPVSADAPVHPPALEQHPYEYCEPSTMPGDLGLGLRMVQGVVHVYTRREPDEHCPEVELPYPDLQEFVADVNVLMALIINGPIKSFCYRRLQYLSSKFQMHVLLNEMKELAAQKKVPHRDFYNIRKVDTHIHASSCMNQKHLLRFIKRAMKRHLEEIVHVEQGREQTLREVFESMNLTAYDLSVDTLDMHADRNTFHRFDKFNAKYNPIGESVLREIFIKTDNRVSGKYFAHIIKEVMSDLEESKYQNAELRLSIYGRSRDEWDKLAFWAVKHRVHSPNVRWLVQVPRLFDVYRTKGQLANFQEMLENIFLPLFEATVHPASHPELHLFLEHVDGFDSVDDESKPENHVFNLESPLPKAWVEEDNPPYAYYLYYTFANMAMLNHLRRQRGFHTFVLRPHCGEAGPIHHLVSAFMLAENISHGLLLRKAPVLQYLYYLAQIGIAMSPLSNNSLFLSYHRNPLPEYLSRGLMVSLSTDDPLQFHFTKEPLMEEYSIATQVWKLSSCDMCELARNSVLMSGFSHKVKSHWLGPNYTKEGPEGNDIRRTNVPDIRVGYRYETLCQELALITQAVQSEMLETIPEESGVMTSPGPQ; encoded by the exons ATGGATGGCAAATGCAAGGAGATCGCCGAG GAGCTGTTCAGCCGCTCCCTGGCTGAGAGCGAGCTCCGCAGCGCTCCATACGAGTTCCCTGAGGAGAGCCCCATCGAGCAGCTGGAGGAGCGGAGGCAGCGCCTGGAGAGGCAGATCAGCCAGGATGTCAA gCTGGAGCCGGACATCCTGCTTCGGGCCAAGCAAGATTTCCTGAAGACAGACAGTGCCTCGGACCTCCa GCTCTACAaggagcagggcgaggggcaagGTGACCGGGGCCTGCGGGAGCGAGACGTGGTGCTAGAGCGGGAATTTCAGCGGGTCACCATCACCGGCGAGGAGAAGTGTGGG GTGCCATTTACAGACCTGCTGGATGCAGCCAAGAGCGTGGTGCGGGCACTCTTCATCCGGGAAAAGTACATGGCCCTGTCGCTGCAGAGTTTCTGCCCCACCACGCGCCGGTACCTGCAGCAGCTGGCTGAGAAGCCTCTGGAGACACGGACCTACGAGCAGGGCCCCGACACCCCCGTGTCCGCTG aTGCCCCGGTGCACCCCCCTGCGCTGGAGCAGCACCCCTATGAGTACTGTGAGCCAAGCACCATGCCTGGGGACCTGGGCTTGGGTCTGCGCATGGTGCAGGGCGTGGTGCATGTCTACACCCGCAGGGAACCCGATGAGCA TTGTCCAGAAGTGGAGCTGCCTTACCCTGACCTGCAGGAATTTGTGGCGGATGTCAATGTGCTGATGGCCCTGATAATCAACGGCCCCAT AAAGTCCTTCTGCTACCGCCGCCTACAGTACCTGAGCTCCAAGTTCCAGATGCACGTGCTGCTCAACGAGATGAAGGAGCTGGCCGCCCAGAAGAAGGTGCCACACCGAGATTTCTACAACATCCGGAAG GTGGACACACACATCCATGCCTCGTCCTGCATGAACCAGAAGCATCTGCTGCGCTTCATCAAACGCGCGATGAAGCGACATCTGGAGGAGATCGTGCACGTGGAGCAGGGCCGCGAGCAGACGCTGCGGGAGGTCTTTGAGAGCATGAATCTCACTGCTTACGACCTGAGTGTGGACACGCTGGACATGCACGCG GACAGGAACACCTTCCATCGCTTTGACAAGTTCAATGCCAAGTACAACCCCATTGGGGAGTCTGTCCTCCGAGAGATCTTCATCAAGACCGACAATAGGGTTTCTGGAAAGTACTTTGCCCACATTATCAAG GAAGTGATGTCTGACCTGGAGGAGAGCAAATACCAGAACGCAGAGCTGCGGCTCTCCATCTATGGGCGCTCGAGGGATGAGTGGGACAAGCTGGCGTTCTGGGCCGTGAAGCACCGAGTACACTCTCCCAATGTGCGCTGGCTCGTGCAAGTGCCCCGCCTCTT CGACGTGTACCGTACAAAGGGCCAGCTAGCCAACTTCCAGGAGATGCTGGAGAACATCTTCCTGCCACTGTTTGAAGCCACTGTGCACCCTGCCAGCCACCCGGAGCTGCACCTCTTCTTGGAGCAC GTGGATGGCTTCGACAGCGTGGATGATGAGTCTAAGCCTGAGAACCACGTCTTCAACCTGGAGAGCCCTCTCCCCAAGGCTTGGGTGGAGGAGGACAACCCACCCTATGCCTACTACCTGTATTACACCTTTGCCAACATGGCCATGCTGAACCACCTGCGCAG GCAGAGGGGCTTCCACACGTTTGTGCTGAGGCCACACTGTGGGGAAGCAGGGCCCATCCACCACCTGGTGTCGGCCTTCATGCTGGCCGAGAACATTTCTCACGGGCTGCTTCTGCGCAAG GCCCCAGTCCTGCAGTACCTGTATTACCTGGCCCAGATTGGCATCGCCATGTCTCCGCTCAGCAACAACAGCCTGTTCCTCAGCTACCACCGGAACCCGCTCCCCGAGTACCTGTCCCGTGGGCTCATGGTCTCGCTGTCCACTGATGATCCCCTGCAGTTCCACTTCACCAAG GAGCCACTAATGGAGGAGTACAGCATCGCCACGCAGGTGTGGAAGCTCAGCTCCTGCGACATGTGTGAGCTGGCCCGCAACAGCGTGCTCATGAGCGGCTTCTCCCACAAG GTGAAGAGCCACTGGCTGGGACCCAACTATACAAAGGAGGGCCCCGAGGGCAATGATATCCGCCGTACGAACGTGCCGGACATCCGTGTGGGCTACCGCTATGAGACTCTGTGCCAGGAGCTGGCTCTCATCACACAGGCTGTCCAGAGTGAGATGCTGGAGACCATCCCTGAGGAGAGCGGGGTCATGACAAGCCCGGGGCCTCAGTGA
- the AMPD2 gene encoding AMP deaminase 2 isoform X3 — MASEARGGLGAPPLQSARSLPGPAPCLKHFPLDLRTSMDGKCKEIAEELFSRSLAESELRSAPYEFPEESPIEQLEERRQRLERQISQDVKLEPDILLRAKQDFLKTDSASDLQLYKEQGEGQGDRGLRERDVVLEREFQRVTITGEEKCGVPFTDLLDAAKSVVRALFIREKYMALSLQSFCPTTRRYLQQLAEKPLETRTYEQGPDTPVSADAPVHPPALEQHPYEYCEPSTMPGDLGLGLRMVQGVVHVYTRREPDEHCPEVELPYPDLQEFVADVNVLMALIINGPIKSFCYRRLQYLSSKFQMHVLLNEMKELAAQKKVPHRDFYNIRKVDTHIHASSCMNQKHLLRFIKRAMKRHLEEIVHVEQGREQTLREVFESMNLTAYDLSVDTLDMHADRNTFHRFDKFNAKYNPIGESVLREIFIKTDNRVSGKYFAHIIKEVMSDLEESKYQNAELRLSIYGRSRDEWDKLAFWAVKHRVHSPNVRWLVQVPRLFDVYRTKGQLANFQEMLENIFLPLFEATVHPASHPELHLFLEHVDGFDSVDDESKPENHVFNLESPLPKAWVEEDNPPYAYYLYYTFANMAMLNHLRRQRGFHTFVLRPHCGEAGPIHHLVSAFMLAENISHGLLLRKAPVLQYLYYLAQIGIAMSPLSNNSLFLSYHRNPLPEYLSRGLMVSLSTDDPLQFHFTKEPLMEEYSIATQVWKLSSCDMCELARNSVLMSGFSHKVKSHWLGPNYTKEGPEGNDIRRTNVPDIRVGYRYETLCQELALITQAVQSEMLETIPEESGVMTSPGPQ; from the exons AGGCtcggggtgggctgggggccccTCCGCTGCAGTCTGCCCGATccctgccaggccctgccccctgcctcaaGCACTTCCCACTCGACCTACGCACGTCCATGGATGGCAAATGCAAGGAGATCGCCGAG GAGCTGTTCAGCCGCTCCCTGGCTGAGAGCGAGCTCCGCAGCGCTCCATACGAGTTCCCTGAGGAGAGCCCCATCGAGCAGCTGGAGGAGCGGAGGCAGCGCCTGGAGAGGCAGATCAGCCAGGATGTCAA gCTGGAGCCGGACATCCTGCTTCGGGCCAAGCAAGATTTCCTGAAGACAGACAGTGCCTCGGACCTCCa GCTCTACAaggagcagggcgaggggcaagGTGACCGGGGCCTGCGGGAGCGAGACGTGGTGCTAGAGCGGGAATTTCAGCGGGTCACCATCACCGGCGAGGAGAAGTGTGGG GTGCCATTTACAGACCTGCTGGATGCAGCCAAGAGCGTGGTGCGGGCACTCTTCATCCGGGAAAAGTACATGGCCCTGTCGCTGCAGAGTTTCTGCCCCACCACGCGCCGGTACCTGCAGCAGCTGGCTGAGAAGCCTCTGGAGACACGGACCTACGAGCAGGGCCCCGACACCCCCGTGTCCGCTG aTGCCCCGGTGCACCCCCCTGCGCTGGAGCAGCACCCCTATGAGTACTGTGAGCCAAGCACCATGCCTGGGGACCTGGGCTTGGGTCTGCGCATGGTGCAGGGCGTGGTGCATGTCTACACCCGCAGGGAACCCGATGAGCA TTGTCCAGAAGTGGAGCTGCCTTACCCTGACCTGCAGGAATTTGTGGCGGATGTCAATGTGCTGATGGCCCTGATAATCAACGGCCCCAT AAAGTCCTTCTGCTACCGCCGCCTACAGTACCTGAGCTCCAAGTTCCAGATGCACGTGCTGCTCAACGAGATGAAGGAGCTGGCCGCCCAGAAGAAGGTGCCACACCGAGATTTCTACAACATCCGGAAG GTGGACACACACATCCATGCCTCGTCCTGCATGAACCAGAAGCATCTGCTGCGCTTCATCAAACGCGCGATGAAGCGACATCTGGAGGAGATCGTGCACGTGGAGCAGGGCCGCGAGCAGACGCTGCGGGAGGTCTTTGAGAGCATGAATCTCACTGCTTACGACCTGAGTGTGGACACGCTGGACATGCACGCG GACAGGAACACCTTCCATCGCTTTGACAAGTTCAATGCCAAGTACAACCCCATTGGGGAGTCTGTCCTCCGAGAGATCTTCATCAAGACCGACAATAGGGTTTCTGGAAAGTACTTTGCCCACATTATCAAG GAAGTGATGTCTGACCTGGAGGAGAGCAAATACCAGAACGCAGAGCTGCGGCTCTCCATCTATGGGCGCTCGAGGGATGAGTGGGACAAGCTGGCGTTCTGGGCCGTGAAGCACCGAGTACACTCTCCCAATGTGCGCTGGCTCGTGCAAGTGCCCCGCCTCTT CGACGTGTACCGTACAAAGGGCCAGCTAGCCAACTTCCAGGAGATGCTGGAGAACATCTTCCTGCCACTGTTTGAAGCCACTGTGCACCCTGCCAGCCACCCGGAGCTGCACCTCTTCTTGGAGCAC GTGGATGGCTTCGACAGCGTGGATGATGAGTCTAAGCCTGAGAACCACGTCTTCAACCTGGAGAGCCCTCTCCCCAAGGCTTGGGTGGAGGAGGACAACCCACCCTATGCCTACTACCTGTATTACACCTTTGCCAACATGGCCATGCTGAACCACCTGCGCAG GCAGAGGGGCTTCCACACGTTTGTGCTGAGGCCACACTGTGGGGAAGCAGGGCCCATCCACCACCTGGTGTCGGCCTTCATGCTGGCCGAGAACATTTCTCACGGGCTGCTTCTGCGCAAG GCCCCAGTCCTGCAGTACCTGTATTACCTGGCCCAGATTGGCATCGCCATGTCTCCGCTCAGCAACAACAGCCTGTTCCTCAGCTACCACCGGAACCCGCTCCCCGAGTACCTGTCCCGTGGGCTCATGGTCTCGCTGTCCACTGATGATCCCCTGCAGTTCCACTTCACCAAG GAGCCACTAATGGAGGAGTACAGCATCGCCACGCAGGTGTGGAAGCTCAGCTCCTGCGACATGTGTGAGCTGGCCCGCAACAGCGTGCTCATGAGCGGCTTCTCCCACAAG GTGAAGAGCCACTGGCTGGGACCCAACTATACAAAGGAGGGCCCCGAGGGCAATGATATCCGCCGTACGAACGTGCCGGACATCCGTGTGGGCTACCGCTATGAGACTCTGTGCCAGGAGCTGGCTCTCATCACACAGGCTGTCCAGAGTGAGATGCTGGAGACCATCCCTGAGGAGAGCGGGGTCATGACAAGCCCGGGGCCTCAGTGA